The DNA window GGCATCGGCTGGACATCCATCTTGTCGCCCCCGGACGCCCGTGCTATCAGCTAACCGAGCCGACCCCTTCCGGACGAGGAGAACACCGTGGCAGGCTACACGCTCCCCCAAGTGACGGAGCCAAAGCGTCCGAAGTCCGACGAAGTCATTCTGATCGCCAATGGCGACCTGCGGCATTCCGCGAACCGAGTCTGCTGGGAAGCCCAGGCGGCGATGGAAGCGGACGTCTCGAAGGCATTCGCCGCCGAGGGCTATGCGGTCCGCCGGGGTCACGACTACGATCCCGAGCTCCAGCACGGATTCATCTGGAACCAGCGTCACGGCATGGACGTGTTCAAAGGGATCCATCCCGACGCCAAGCTCGTCGTCGCCGAAGCGGTGTGGCAGTACAGCCATCACGTGCTCCACGGGCTGCGCGACCATCGGGGACCCATCCTCACCGTCGCGAACTGGTCGGGTCAGTGGCCCGGCCTCGTCGGCATGCTGAACCTCAACGGCTGCCTGACGAAGATGGGCGTTCCCTACAGCACGCTGTGGAGCGAGGACTTCACGGACGACTTCTTCAAGAAGGGCGTCCGGCAATGGCTCCAAGAGGGTTGCGTTACCCACGACCTGAGCCACGTGCGCGCGTTCGACCCGTCGAAGGTAGGAGCCGGCGAAGCCTCCCTCGCCGGTGCGCTGGCTGCTCAGTTCCGACGCGAGAAGGCGATCATGGGCATCTTCGACGAGGGCTGCATGGGCATGTACAACGCCCTCATCGAAGACGAGCTCATGAACCCGCTGGGCATCTACAAGGAGCGGCTCAGTCAGTCCGCCCTCGTCGCGGCGATGCGCCTGGTGACCGACGCCGAAGCGCAAGCTGTCTACGACTGGCTCAGGAAGCGCGGGATGGGGTTCGACACGGGACCCGTCGAGGAGACCGACCTGACGGATCACCAGGTCCTCGAACAGTGCCGCATGTACATCGCGGCGGTGCGGATCGCTCACGAGTTCGGGTGCGACGCCATCGGCATCCAGTACCAGCAGGGCTTGAAGGACATGACGCCAGCGTCCGACCTGGTCGAGGGCATCCTGAACAACGTCGAGCGCCCGCCGGTCTACAACGGCGGCGGTCGGGAGCTCTATCCCGGCGCGGCTCTGCCGCACTTCAACGAGGTGGACGAGTGCGCGGGCGTCGACGCGCTCCTGACGAACCGCGTCTGGAAGGCGATGGGCATGGACCCCGCGACGACGCTCCACGACGTCCGCTGGGGCGAGCGCTACAAGGGCGGCGGCATCGACGACTTCGTCTGGGTCTTCGAGATATCGGGATCGGCTCCGCCGTCGCACTTCATCGGCGGGTACACCGGAGCCCGGAGCGAACGGCAGCCTCCGATGTACTTCCCGCTGGGCGGCGGAACCGTCAAGGGCATCAGCAAGCCCGGGGAGATCGTGTGGAGCCGCATCTTCGTCGAGGACGGAGCGCTTCGTGCCGACGTGGGCCGCGCGACGGTCATCGAGCTGCCGCTGGCGGAGACGCAACGGCGCTGGGATTCGACGACGTCGCAGTGGCCCATCATGCACGCGGTGCTTCACGGCGTTGGGCGCGACGAGATGATGGCTCGCCACAAGGCGAACCACATCCAGGTCGCCTACGCGACCTCTGCCGAGACCGCCGACAAGGCGCTGGCGGCGAAGGCGCGTCTCATGCACGACCTGGGCATCGAGGTTCACCTGTGCGGCGACGTGTCGCTGTAGCGGTGACCGTCCGGACCGGGAATGGATGGTGTCGGTGAACTTCGCGTCGATCATCGGACACGGGACACAGATCGAGTTGCTGCGGCGGACGCTACGCTCGCAGCGGGTCGCGGGAGCCTACCTGTTCTCGGGCCCGGCGCACTTGGGCAAGGAACGGGTCGCCAGGGCGTTTGCCGCCGCTCTCAACTGCGAGCGCCAGGGCGATGATACCTGCGGAACCTGCCCGTCGTGCCGGAAGGTCGCCGAGGAGAGCCATCCCGACGTGCGGTTCGTGGCTCCCGACGGCGCGACGTTCAAGATCGAGCAGGTACGCGACATCCGCCACCAGATCGCGTTCAAGCCAGTCGAGGGCAGGTACAAGGTCTACGTTCTCACCGACGTCGAGAAGATGCGTCCCGAGGGCGCGAACGCGCTCCTGAAAACGCTGGAGGAGCCGCCGGGATCGGGCGTTCTCATCCTCGTGACAGCGAACTTGAGTGCGCTTCTGCCGACGATCCGGTCGCGGTCGATCATCGTGAAGTTCCATCCGGCTCCGGTGGCGGAGCTTGCGGCGGCTTTGGCGGAGCGCGGCGTTGCGGACGACCGGGCGCGGGAGCTCGCGCGGCTGAGCCAGGGCAGGATCGGCACGGCGCTGGAGTGGGCGGAGTCGGGCAAGACGGGCACCGACGAGGAGATCCCCGAAGCGCTCCGGCGTCCCGACCTGATCCATGCGTTCCGAATGGCGGAGACGTGGCAGAAGTCGCCGGAATCGCTCGACTCGCTCCTGACGTGGTACCGCGACCTGCTGGTGCTTCGCCTCGGGTGCTCGCTGGAGTTGGTCGTGCACCGGAAGCACCGCTCGACGCTGGAGCTCCTCGCCCGTCAGGAGACGCCTCAGAGCCTCGGGCGGAAGATGAAAGCCATCATCCGGGCGCGGGGAAGGCTCGTTCGGAACATCAACGCGACGCTGACGATGGAAACGCTCGCGTTCGAGTTGATCGGTGGTGGACACCATCCCTCGGCGGCGTGAAAGGCGACAGGCTTGGACACGACTGCCCTCGAGAAGGTATGGCAAGAGGCTCAAGCTCTCTCACCCGAGGAGCAGCGCCAGTTGCTCCATCGATTGGGGAAGATCGCCTTGCCGACGGAGGGACACGACGCGGATTACGATCTGCAGCGGTACCTCTACGAAGCAGGGCTCCTTAGCGAGATCAAGCCGCCCATCAAGGATGTGGCGACCTACAGCAACCGAATGCCTGTGACCTCTCGCGGCAAGTCGGCATCCGAACTGATCGTCGAAGAGCGGCGCTGATGCGCGTCTACTTCTTCGATAGCAGCGGATTGGTAAAGCGCTATGTCCAAGAGAAAGGCAGCGACTGGGTCCTCTCTGCAACAGACCCAGCGCGTGGCAATGTGGTCTACGTCTCTCGCGTTGCTGGGGTCGAAGTCGTTTCCGCCATCGCGCGGCTGCATCGCGGACGGTTCCTCTCGGACGCTGACGCTAGGATGTGCCTTGAGCGGTTCCGGTACGACCTCGTTCGTCAGTATCGAGTGATCGAACTCCGCCCGGACGTGGCTGATCGAGCCATGGATGTGGCTGAGAGATACGGTCTCCGGGCCTACGATGCTGTACAGCTTGCGTCGGCCATCGAAGCAAGTAACGCGTGCCGGATGCTTGGGATCCAGTTGGCGGCTCTGGTGTCATCGGACGAGGCGCTGAACACAGCAGCCGGAGCCGAAGCGCTTGCTGTGGAGGACCCAAGTGCCCGCGCCTGATCGAGTGCACGGGCTCGCGCCGAGCAACCATGGCAGTTCCATGCAGACAAGGATATTGAGCGCGTGAAACCGAAGTTCTACCTGACGACCGCCATTCCGTACGTGAACGCCCTGCCGCACCTGGGGCACTCCTACGAGCTCGTCGCGACGGACGTCATCGCCCGTTACCGCCGGCTCGCCGGATACGACGTCCTGTTCCTGACGGGAACCGACGAGAACTCGCTCAACAACGAGCGCAAGGCGCGCGAGCTCGGCATCCCGCCGCAGGAGTACGTCACGAAGATGTCGGCGGAATGGCGCAAGACCTGGGACGCGCTGAACATCTCCTACGACGACTTCATCCGCACGACCGAGGACCGCCACAAGCGCGCCTCGCGCGGGTTCTTCCAACGCGCCTACGACAACGGCGACATCTATAAGAACGTCTACGAAGGCTTCTACTGCACGTCGTGCGAGGCGTTCTACGAAGAGGAAGACCTGAACGCCGAGGCGCTCTGCCCCGTCCACGAGATGAAGTGCGAATGGCTGTCCGAGGAGAACTACTTCTTCTCCCTGTCGAAGTACCAGGATCGGCTGCTGAAGCACATCGAGGAGAACCCAGGGTTCATCGAGCCGGAGTCGCGCCGCAACGAGATCGTCGCCTTCATCCGCCGGGGGCTGAAGGATTTCAGCATCACGCGCGCGTCGATGAAGTGGGGCATCCCGACGCCCGTCGATGAGTCGCAGGTCATCTACGTGTGGTTCGACGCGGTCATCAACTACGCGACCGGCGCGGGCTTCCCCGACGACATGGAGAAGTTCGAGAAGTACTGGCCCTGCGATCTGCACGTCATCGGCAAGGACATCACGCGGTTCCACTGCATCTACTGGCCCACGATGCTTTGGAGCGCGGGCCTACCGGCTCCTGCGAAGGTCTTCGGACACGGCTTCGTGACCCTCAAGGGCGCGAAGATGAGCAAGTCGCGCGGCATCTACGTCGATCCCGTCCAGGCGGTGCAGGAGTACGGAGCCGACGCGATCCGGTTCTTCCTCGTCCGCGAGATTCCGTTCGGGCAGGACGGCGACTTTTCGTGGGAGGCGTTCGTCGCCCGCTACAACGCCGATCTCGCCAACGACCTCGGGAACCTGCTGAACCGCACGCTGAACCTCTCGACGCGCAACTTCGACGGCAAGACGCCCCCGCGCGGAACGCCGGACGCCGCTGACCGCGAGCTCGCGGAGTTCGCGGAGCGATGCCGTGTCGAGTATGTCGCCCTGATGGATCGGCACGCGATCCACGCCGCCTTGGAGCAGGCGATGGCGCTTGTCCGCGCGGCGAACAAGTACGTCGCCGACACGGCTCCCTGGACGCTCGCGCGCGACGGGCAGACGGAACGGCTCGCGGCGGTTCTCTACCACGCCCTGGAGGCGGTCCGCTGGGCGGCGGTCATGGTGACGCCAGCGATGCCGACCTCAGCCGCCCGCATCCAGGCGCAGTTGGGCATCACGGACGCCGACCCGCCACAGGACATCGCTTCGCTGACGTGGGGAGGGCTTCGATCCGACGCGCCGCTGGGCGACATCGCTCCCGTGTTCCCGCGCATCGACCTCAAGGAGGAGCCCGCCCCGGCGGCGGAACCTGCCATGAAGTCGGAACCCGTCGCCGACACGATCCAGATCGACGACTTCGCCAAGGTGGACCTGCGGCTCGC is part of the Candidatus Poribacteria bacterium genome and encodes:
- a CDS encoding fucose isomerase, with the protein product MEADVSKAFAAEGYAVRRGHDYDPELQHGFIWNQRHGMDVFKGIHPDAKLVVAEAVWQYSHHVLHGLRDHRGPILTVANWSGQWPGLVGMLNLNGCLTKMGVPYSTLWSEDFTDDFFKKGVRQWLQEGCVTHDLSHVRAFDPSKVGAGEASLAGALAAQFRREKAIMGIFDEGCMGMYNALIEDELMNPLGIYKERLSQSALVAAMRLVTDAEAQAVYDWLRKRGMGFDTGPVEETDLTDHQVLEQCRMYIAAVRIAHEFGCDAIGIQYQQGLKDMTPASDLVEGILNNVERPPVYNGGGRELYPGAALPHFNEVDECAGVDALLTNRVWKAMGMDPATTLHDVRWGERYKGGGIDDFVWVFEISGSAPPSHFIGGYTGARSERQPPMYFPLGGGTVKGISKPGEIVWSRIFVEDGALRADVGRATVIELPLAETQRRWDSTTSQWPIMHAVLHGVGRDEMMARHKANHIQVAYATSAETADKALAAKARLMHDLGIEVHLCGDVSL
- a CDS encoding type II toxin-antitoxin system VapC family toxin; its protein translation is MRVYFFDSSGLVKRYVQEKGSDWVLSATDPARGNVVYVSRVAGVEVVSAIARLHRGRFLSDADARMCLERFRYDLVRQYRVIELRPDVADRAMDVAERYGLRAYDAVQLASAIEASNACRMLGIQLAALVSSDEALNTAAGAEALAVEDPSARA
- the metG gene encoding methionine--tRNA ligase, coding for MERVKPKFYLTTAIPYVNALPHLGHSYELVATDVIARYRRLAGYDVLFLTGTDENSLNNERKARELGIPPQEYVTKMSAEWRKTWDALNISYDDFIRTTEDRHKRASRGFFQRAYDNGDIYKNVYEGFYCTSCEAFYEEEDLNAEALCPVHEMKCEWLSEENYFFSLSKYQDRLLKHIEENPGFIEPESRRNEIVAFIRRGLKDFSITRASMKWGIPTPVDESQVIYVWFDAVINYATGAGFPDDMEKFEKYWPCDLHVIGKDITRFHCIYWPTMLWSAGLPAPAKVFGHGFVTLKGAKMSKSRGIYVDPVQAVQEYGADAIRFFLVREIPFGQDGDFSWEAFVARYNADLANDLGNLLNRTLNLSTRNFDGKTPPRGTPDAADRELAEFAERCRVEYVALMDRHAIHAALEQAMALVRAANKYVADTAPWTLARDGQTERLAAVLYHALEAVRWAAVMVTPAMPTSAARIQAQLGITDADPPQDIASLTWGGLRSDAPLGDIAPVFPRIDLKEEPAPAAEPAMKSEPVADTIQIDDFAKVDLRLAEVLSAEPVPKSDKLLKLRVRVGDEERQIVAGIAQHYAPDQIVGKRIAIVANLAPRKVFGVESQGMLLAASDDGGLCVAEFDRPIASGSKVR
- the holB gene encoding DNA polymerase III subunit delta', which encodes MVSVNFASIIGHGTQIELLRRTLRSQRVAGAYLFSGPAHLGKERVARAFAAALNCERQGDDTCGTCPSCRKVAEESHPDVRFVAPDGATFKIEQVRDIRHQIAFKPVEGRYKVYVLTDVEKMRPEGANALLKTLEEPPGSGVLILVTANLSALLPTIRSRSIIVKFHPAPVAELAAALAERGVADDRARELARLSQGRIGTALEWAESGKTGTDEEIPEALRRPDLIHAFRMAETWQKSPESLDSLLTWYRDLLVLRLGCSLELVVHRKHRSTLELLARQETPQSLGRKMKAIIRARGRLVRNINATLTMETLAFELIGGGHHPSAA